The window TACACCTTCTCGCTGCGCAACCGCAAGTTCATCATCTGGCTTAGCAAAGTGATCCATACCGATAAACTGGTAACCCGCACTGGTTAGCGTTGTGATGGTATCTTGCAAAATCGCCATCTTTTCTTCGGCTTGCGGCAAGTCTTCATCCTTAATTTTACGCTGCGCAGCAAAGAGTTGCGGCATGTGGGCATAATTAAACACCGAGAGACGACCCGGTGACATTTCGAGAACTTGCTGCAGTGTTTTGGCAAAAGAATCTTTGGTCTGCTTCGGCAACCCGTAGATCAAATCTAGGTTTGTCGAGCGGAAACCCAACTCTTTCGCACGTGCCACCATATCAAAAATGAACGTCTCATCCTGCTCACGGTTGACCAATTTCTGAACTTCTTTATTAAAGTCCTGAACACCGATGCTCAAACGGTTAAAGCCTTCACTGCGCAGGTGATCCAACATTGAGAGCTCAATTTCACGTGGATCGACTTCAATACTGATCTCAGCATCATCACTGAAGAAAAACTCTTGGCGAAGTAGAGTCATCACACGTGTGATCTGTTTTTCAGATAGGAACGTAGGTGTACCACCACCAAAATGCAGTTGCGTTACCGTTCGGCCCGCAAGCAATGAAGCACGCTGACGAATTTCATGTTCTAGAACATCAAGGTACTCATCGGCTTTATGCGAATGGCGGGTAATCACCTTGTTACAACCACAGTAGTAACAAAGCTTGTGGCAGAACGGAATGTGAACGTACAACGACAATGGACGATCAGGATACTGGGCGCATGCCATGTCATAGTCTGAAATGGTAAATGCTTCATGAAACTCTAATGCTGTTGGGTATGACGTGTAGCGAGGACCGGAATAATTGTACTTATCCAATACTGCTTGATCCCAAACGATTTGTTGTTTCGATTCAGTGTGTTGATTCGACATGGTGGTACTTTCCGTTAAATGTTAGGGTGACGAAAACCGCCACCCAATATCCAGATCTGTATATTTTGCCACACGATAAAGATAACCGCGGTAATAGCTTTTGGCTTTTTAATTATAAAACCAAAGAAATGTTAGCGTGATCACGATAACCCCAGCAGCCATAAAGCATTGCTGGGGGAAAGCGGATTCAAGCAATCAAGTAGCTTTCTGGTGGCTAGATCATCTGAATATTAATTTGATTATTCAGTGGCTGGACGTTTTTCTTCAACAATTCGAGCTCCTCAACAATCGACTCGGTTAAGCGACTTTCCGCTTTTTGACGAGCCAAGTTCTGTTGCATACGCTCTTTTTTGGCAAGTTGCTGGCGATCTTCACCACGCGCCATATCTTTTACGATATGGTAAAGCTCAGAAATTGCAGGGTACGTTTTGTCGAAATCGATGCGGTCTTCACCCTGAACATAATCCATGATGCAGTAGACACGAATACTGATTTCCGACAAATCGCACTGGCCTTGAATGCCCGCCTGACACAAGGTATGCACGTTCTCAAAAATGTTGGCATTACGTTTATCAATCGCCAGTTTTTGATGCTTCAGCTGCAATTCCTTTTGCTTTTTTAATTGAAGCAGAAGGTAACCTGCATAAGAAGCCAGAGCGATAATGATCACCGCCCCTGCAATTGCTAATAAGGTTACGTTCATCGCTTAATTATCCTTTGTAGTCGTCGAAGTTGATGTCATCGAAATCCGCAAGAAGATCATCGTCATTACGAGAGCCTTTCGCAGCAGGAGCAGTGAAGTCCTCTTCTTCTGGTTCTAACAGACCAAGTTGGTCCATCAACTTCTCGATGCGATCCAGCTTCTCGTCTACGTATTTTTGTAGACCAGTACCCAGATTCTCCCCCGCTTCGATACGGTCCAACAACACATTCAATTGTGCATCGTTTTCCAACATATCCAGCTCTTGCTCCGCAGACAGACGACGTTCTTGCTTAGTCATCTTCTTCGCTGGCTCAACAATCAGAGGGATCTTCTTCTTGCTACCTAAACGTGGGTCACGATTTTGTGCAGCTGCGTGTTGCTTCTGCTCGTTAGCGTCCGAGTTTCGGTTACCCGTTTTCAAACCTTTACGCTTTTTCGCACGCTTACGTAAACGGCCTTCTACATCAGATTCTGTACGGTTACGAGTGACAATAATATCAGGTGCGCCTGCGGCACCCGGCTTTCTAGATTTTTTACTACGGCTCATTACTGGGTCTTCCTCAGTAAAATTACATCATTACCAATAAATTCAAGTTCGAGCTTATCCCGCTCAGCTAGGAACTGGAACGTTTCACGGCTAAAAAACACCACATGCGTTGGGTCGTTCTTATAATGCCACGATTTGAAAGCCTCTGCGTCGATGACCATTTTTGTCATCAGGCCAATCCAGCCCCCTGGCTTAACTAAATTCAACCATTGCTTCCACACCATATCTGGGTGGTAGAGGTGTTCAATCACCTCCGTTGCTGTCACGAAGTCATACTGCTTTTCTAGCACCGATGTATCAGGGTGATAATAAAGATCGTACAACGCCATGTTATGGCCCGCTTCTTCTAACATTAGAGAAAGTGTCGGGCCCGGACCACAACCAAAGTCGATTCCGTTCGATTGTGGAGAAATTCGCTCTGTCATCGGATCAGCTATTCGCGACAAAAAGCGTCTATATCCCATATCTTCGGGATTGTTCTCATGCAAATCATAGTGAGCTTTTTCGGTATCTGCATCCAAACGTTGGTCTGGATTTACAAACACCAAACGGCACTGTTCACATTGAAGATACTCGCGGCGCTTATCTTCAAAATAATGGTGAGTGTGCTGATTGTGGCATAAAGGACAGGTATGCATGCTGACTTCCTCAAACAGGGATGCGAAACATACCAGAAACTGAACTCAGATTGGAGTGTTACTGAACATTTTTTCAGCAGTTTTTACTAAAAAACTCTGATTCTGATGCGACATCGTCTCCTGAGAGAATTTGGACATCAATTTCATTGTGAAAGGAATAAAAAAAGCGACAGTTAAACTGCCGCTTCCTAATGCCATCTTATGTGGCGAAACTGTGTTGCACGCATTGAGTGCACCAAGAATCCTTTTGTTTATCGAGCTTTCCTTGCCAAAAAGTGTTGTTTTTCATCTTCCTGATGAATTTTGGCTATCCATTAACTTCCTGTCTTCTGGGCAACTTCCTGTGCCTGATCCTTTTCACTGTCTTAACCGTCAGACGAGATGACCATCCTTATCCGGCAGGCTCCTTGCCTACCCAAATCCTTTTGCAATCATCAAGCATCCCTAGCTTAAATCCCTGAGACCGAAACCTTGGTCTTAATTTCCCTTTGCCCACCCCCTGTGAACAACTGTTACTTTACGCTGATCAAACCTTGCTACAAGCCAAGCAAAGTAAAAAAACGCATCATTTTTCAACTGCTGACCGAAAAGCATTATCAATCATAACCTTAAGCAATGACAAAGAGAAAAAGGCAATAATAAGTATGGCAAATGTCTTACAAACTACCGAGCTAGATATCTATTTAACCGCCGACATCGAATGTGAGCTGCATCACCAACAAAAATGCCCCGACGAATTCGCCAGGGCATTTTTGTACAACATTGCTCGAACTATGTAGGGTTATCAGTGCAGACCGCCAACATATTGCGACAGAACTTCAATATCTTCATCTGTCATCTTCTTCGCGATGTCACGCATCATGGCATTCATGTCGTTACCACGGCTAGCATCACGGAATTTAGTAAGCTGAGCTTTGATGTAGTCAGCATGCTGACCAGAAATTTTAGGGAAACCTGAAAGCTCAGTACCGTTACCACGCGCACCGTGACACGCAATACATGCCGTTAGGCCACGCTCTGCGTCACCAGCAGTGTAAAGCACTTTGCCTTTCTCAACGACGTTTTCAGGCGTTGAGTTCTCTGACGTTGGCAGAGACGCAAAGTATGCGGATAGATCTGCGATGTCTTCATCGCTTAGCGGCATTGCCATACCACTCATGACCGGGTCGTAACGACCTTGCTTACCACCGCTTGTCATACCTAGCTTAAGATCTTGTAACTGTTTTTCAAGATACTTAGCGTGTTGGCCAGCGAGTTTAGGGTACATTGCGATTGCACTGTTGCCATCTGCACCATGACAGGCGACACAGGTTTGTGATTTTGCTTTACCAGCCTCAATACTACCTTGGGCCCATACTGAGCAGCTGGCTAAAACACTCAAAATTAGCGCTAATTTCTTCATGACATTCCATTATAATTATCAAGCTTCCAGTACCACGGAATGTGAACATACCGTGTACACTCATGGTACAATAGGCGACCTCATGCCGAGCACGGTTATTTTACACAATTTCACAAAAAAGTAATCAATCGACTACACAAAGTCGAGATGGAGTTAACAGTGAGCGTAAAAATTCATTACCAAAATACGCATTTCATCACCAGCGCACCCGATATTCGCCACTTGCCGGAGGACGAAGGTGTCGAGATTGCGTTTGCAGGACGCTCAAACGCTGGTAAATCGAGTGCACTTAACCGTCTAACTAACCAAAAAAGCTTAGCCAAGACATCAAAGACACCAGGTCGAACCCAGTTAATTAACCTTTTCAAAGTAGAAGAAGGTTGCCACATCGTCGATCTACCAGGATATGGCTTCGCTCAAGTCCCAGTAGAAATGAAAAATAAGTGGCAGAAATCTTTGGGTGAATACCTGCAGAAACGCCAGTGTCTAAAAGGCCTAGTGGTGCTAATGGACATTCGTCACCCAATGAAAGATCTCGACCAGCAAATGATTTTCTGGGCTATCGACAGCCGTATTCCTGTGCAAGTACTGCTAACCAAAGCAGACAAACTGAAAAGCGGTGCTCGTAAACAGACACTCCTTAAGATTCGTAAGCAAGTTGAAACTTTCGGTGGTGATGTCGACGTAGACGTATTCTCTTCTTTGAAAGGGCTAGGTGTCGATCAATTGCGTGCCAAACTGGATATTTGGTTTGCACCAGCACTGGCAGATCTGATTGAAGAAGACGAACTAGAAACGCCAGAAAGCAATGAAGAATAGTTAACAATTTTTGTTAAATTTTATGACATAGCCCTGCCAACCAGTTGGTGGGGCTTTTGTTTATCTAACGAATAAGAAAGGAAATGACAGCAATAAAAATCCCCGCCTTCCTGGCAGGGATAACGGGAGAGAAAACTTGGTAGTTGTTATTATGCTGCAAAGCATTACTGAACTATTAAATGATTTCAATGGTATACAAAGCCTTCAACTTTCATCACTATCGCTTAAAAAGCACACCGACAATCAAAAAAATCAAATAAGTCAATCACTTAAATTAAAGTCGCTTGTATTCATCAACAACTTAGTTTCTGGGAAGAAAAAATAATAGTGTGACTGGCGTAAATTTACAGAATGGATTATTTGTAACAAATAACGAAAAAATCAGGCTAAGCAATGAGTTAGAGAATAGTGAGAGCAGAGAAAAGGTCAAAATACGTAATTAATTGAATAATGGGGAATTTTTCTTTCGCCCAATAAAAAACGCCCCAGTCAAAAACTGACTGGGGCGGCTGAATCAGCCTAATCCAATAACGTGAAACAAAAGGTCTGAAAGATAGAACATCTTACCTCTGTACCCTACGAGTATTAATGTACAACAATTGGTCAGAATTGCAAAGATATTTTGTAGTTTTTTTTCATTAAACTTTTATTAAATGACATTAAGCCCCAGATTGGCCTTGCTTTTTTAATCGCAAAAAAAAGCCAGCGTTTGTGCGCTGGCTCATATTAAAATGGCTAAATCGATTTAAAAATGACTAGTGTGCCTGATCCCAGTTGTCACCATGCCCTGCATCTGCAACCAGAGGCACTTTCAGCTCTGCTGCCGATTCCATCAATTTTTGTACTTTACTTTCAATTTCGGACAATGATGACTCTTCAACTTCAAATACTAGTTCATCGTGTACTTGCATCAAAAGTTTCACTCGACCGTTACCTTCAGCCTGAATCCATTGGTCAACAAGCAACATCGCTTTCTTAATGATGTCTGCCGCTGTACCTTGCATTGGTGCATTAATCGCTGCACGTTCTGCCGCCTTACGACGCATACCATTACGCGATTTAATTTCTGGCAGGTGTAAACGACGGCCGAAGATGGTTTCAACATAGCCTTGATCAGCCGCAGCGCTGCGTGTGTCTTCCATATACTGCATCACACCAGGGTAACGCTCGAAGTACTTATCCATGTAGGTTTGTGCTTCTCCGCGCGGGATGCCCAGCTGTTTCGCTAAGCCGAATGCACTCATACCATAGATAAGACCGAAGTTTACCGCTTTCGCTCGGCGACGCTGTTCACTAGACACTTGCTCAATACTCACGCCCATAATTTCTGCGGCAGTGGCTGCGTGAATGTCTTTACCATCTCGGAATGCATCAAGCAGGGCCTGGTCGCCAGACAGGTGCGCCATAATACGCAACTCGATTTGCGAGTAGTCGACCGCTAAAATTTTGTAACCAGTCGGTGCGATAAATGCCTGACGAATACGGCGTCCCTCTTCATTACGAATAGGAATGTTTTGTAGGTTTGGATCGGTCGATGACAAACGACCCGTCGCTGTTACCGCTTGATGGTAAGACGTATGTACGCGTCCTGTGGTTGGGTTAATCATCTTTGGTAGCTTATCAGTGTAAGTCGATTTAAGCTTCGCTAAGCCACGGTATTCAAGAATCAGTTTTGGCAGCGGGTAATCTAGTGCTAACTCTTGCAGTACTTCTTCATTGGTCGAAGGCGTGCCAGAAGGCGTCTTCTTAACGACCGGCAAGCCCATTTTTTCAAACAGTATCGCTTGCAGCTGTTTTGGTGAGTTCATGTTGAACTCTTGCTCTGCGATTTCGTAAGCCTTTTGCTCCAGCTCTTCCAAGCGTGCGGCAATTTCTACTGACTGAGCACCCAGCTTCATGTCATCAATCAAAACGCCTGTACGTTCAATGCGAGAAATCACAGGCACAAGTGGCATTTCAATCTCTTCGTACACCGATTTCAGCTTGTCGTCTTGTTCAATATTGGCAAACAGACGGTTGTGTAGACGAAGAGTCACATCCGCATCTTCTGCTGCGTATGGCGACGCTTGATCGAGTTCAATTTGATTAAAAGTAAGCTGCTTTTTACCTTTACCTGCGACTTGCTCGAATGAGATGCAGCTATGCTGAAGGAAACGCAGAGCCAAGCTGTCCATATCATGCTTTCCGCCTACGCTGTTGTAGATGTAAGACTCTAGCATGGTGTCATGCTTGATGCCTTTCATCTCAATATCATAGCGAGCTAAAACGGAAGCGTCGTATTTCAGGTTCTGACCCACTTTGGCTTGTGACTCATCTTCGAGAATAGGTTTTAACTGCTCTAATACCCAGTCACGGTCTAACTGCTGCGGTGCATCAAGGTAGTCATGAGCGACAGGAACATAAGCGGCGATACCTTCATCTGTTGCAAACGAAAGACCAACCAGATTCGCCACCATGTAGTTGAGGCTATCGGTTTCGGTATCGAAAGCAAACAGGTCAGATGCTTTTAGTTTTTCTAACCAAGCATTAAAAGACGCTTCATCTAGAATGGTTTCATACTGGCTGCGATCAATGGTTACTGCTGACGTCTCCATCTCGGCTTGAGTAGAAGCCGATGATGCTCGTGCAGACCCTGCCATCTCAACCGCTTCAACAGAGCCAGAGCCGCCTTCTAACAGCTCATTTAACCAAGATTTAAACGTCAGTTGACCATATAGCTTGATCAGCTCGTCTTTGCTTGGTTCTGCTTTAAGCAGTGATTCCGGTGTTTCTTCAAGCTCAACGTCCAGCTTAATGGTGGCCAGTTCGTACGACAGCATTGCATTTTCTTTGTTGTCGACTAGCTTCTTCGCCATGGTTTTCGAACCACGGAAACCGAGCGGTGCGATGTCATCCAAGTTCTCATACAGCTTAGTCAAGCCGCCAATGCCTTGCAGCAATGCAGTCGCGGTTTTGTCACCCACACCCGGCACCCCCGGAATGTTATCGACTTTATCTCCCATTAACGCGAGGTAATCAATGATCAACTCCGGTGGGATACCGAACTTTTCAATCACACCCTCACGATCCATCACAACGTTGGTCATGGTGTTGATTAGGGTAATGTTGTCATCCACCAGTTGCGCCATGTCTTTATCACCAGTACTGATCAATACTGGCATACCTTGTTGCGAGGCTTGGTGAGCCAAAGTACCAATCACGTCATCCGCTTCCACGCCAGGAACACAAATTAATGGCAAGCCCATTGCGCGAATCACATTGTGTAGCGGTTCGATTTGGCAACGAAGATCATCCGGCATTGGCGGACGATTGGCTTTGTATTCTGGATACATATCGTCACGGAAGGTTTTCCCCTTCGCATCAAAAACCACCGCAATACGTTCAGACGCAAATTGACGCATCATGCTGCGTAGCATGTTTACTACACCGTAAACAGCATTAGTTGGTATTTCACCA is drawn from uncultured Vibrio sp. and contains these coding sequences:
- the hemN gene encoding oxygen-independent coproporphyrinogen III oxidase; its protein translation is MSNQHTESKQQIVWDQAVLDKYNYSGPRYTSYPTALEFHEAFTISDYDMACAQYPDRPLSLYVHIPFCHKLCYYCGCNKVITRHSHKADEYLDVLEHEIRQRASLLAGRTVTQLHFGGGTPTFLSEKQITRVMTLLRQEFFFSDDAEISIEVDPREIELSMLDHLRSEGFNRLSIGVQDFNKEVQKLVNREQDETFIFDMVARAKELGFRSTNLDLIYGLPKQTKDSFAKTLQQVLEMSPGRLSVFNYAHMPQLFAAQRKIKDEDLPQAEEKMAILQDTITTLTSAGYQFIGMDHFAKPDDELAVAQREGVLHRNFQGYTTQGECDLVGFGVSAISMIGDAYAQNQKELKKYYAQVNDLRHALWKGVSLDADDLLRREVIKQLICNFKLDKKAIESEYKVKFNQYFKEDLELLQTFINDELVEVDDNEIRVTLRGRLLIRNICMSFDKYLRAKARQQQFSRVI
- the polA gene encoding DNA polymerase I — protein: MASIPENPLILIDGSSYLYRAFHAYPGTMSNGEIPTNAVYGVVNMLRSMMRQFASERIAVVFDAKGKTFRDDMYPEYKANRPPMPDDLRCQIEPLHNVIRAMGLPLICVPGVEADDVIGTLAHQASQQGMPVLISTGDKDMAQLVDDNITLINTMTNVVMDREGVIEKFGIPPELIIDYLALMGDKVDNIPGVPGVGDKTATALLQGIGGLTKLYENLDDIAPLGFRGSKTMAKKLVDNKENAMLSYELATIKLDVELEETPESLLKAEPSKDELIKLYGQLTFKSWLNELLEGGSGSVEAVEMAGSARASSASTQAEMETSAVTIDRSQYETILDEASFNAWLEKLKASDLFAFDTETDSLNYMVANLVGLSFATDEGIAAYVPVAHDYLDAPQQLDRDWVLEQLKPILEDESQAKVGQNLKYDASVLARYDIEMKGIKHDTMLESYIYNSVGGKHDMDSLALRFLQHSCISFEQVAGKGKKQLTFNQIELDQASPYAAEDADVTLRLHNRLFANIEQDDKLKSVYEEIEMPLVPVISRIERTGVLIDDMKLGAQSVEIAARLEELEQKAYEIAEQEFNMNSPKQLQAILFEKMGLPVVKKTPSGTPSTNEEVLQELALDYPLPKLILEYRGLAKLKSTYTDKLPKMINPTTGRVHTSYHQAVTATGRLSSTDPNLQNIPIRNEEGRRIRQAFIAPTGYKILAVDYSQIELRIMAHLSGDQALLDAFRDGKDIHAATAAEIMGVSIEQVSSEQRRRAKAVNFGLIYGMSAFGLAKQLGIPRGEAQTYMDKYFERYPGVMQYMEDTRSAAADQGYVETIFGRRLHLPEIKSRNGMRRKAAERAAINAPMQGTAADIIKKAMLLVDQWIQAEGNGRVKLLMQVHDELVFEVEESSLSEIESKVQKLMESAAELKVPLVADAGHGDNWDQAH
- the yihA gene encoding ribosome biogenesis GTP-binding protein YihA/YsxC encodes the protein MSVKIHYQNTHFITSAPDIRHLPEDEGVEIAFAGRSNAGKSSALNRLTNQKSLAKTSKTPGRTQLINLFKVEEGCHIVDLPGYGFAQVPVEMKNKWQKSLGEYLQKRQCLKGLVVLMDIRHPMKDLDQQMIFWAIDSRIPVQVLLTKADKLKSGARKQTLLKIRKQVETFGGDVDVDVFSSLKGLGVDQLRAKLDIWFAPALADLIEEDELETPESNEE
- a CDS encoding DUF2489 domain-containing protein; this encodes MNVTLLAIAGAVIIIALASYAGYLLLQLKKQKELQLKHQKLAIDKRNANIFENVHTLCQAGIQGQCDLSEISIRVYCIMDYVQGEDRIDFDKTYPAISELYHIVKDMARGEDRQQLAKKERMQQNLARQKAESRLTESIVEELELLKKNVQPLNNQINIQMI
- the yihI gene encoding Der GTPase-activating protein YihI, whose amino-acid sequence is MSRSKKSRKPGAAGAPDIIVTRNRTESDVEGRLRKRAKKRKGLKTGNRNSDANEQKQHAAAQNRDPRLGSKKKIPLIVEPAKKMTKQERRLSAEQELDMLENDAQLNVLLDRIEAGENLGTGLQKYVDEKLDRIEKLMDQLGLLEPEEEDFTAPAAKGSRNDDDLLADFDDINFDDYKG
- a CDS encoding c-type cytochrome codes for the protein MKKLALILSVLASCSVWAQGSIEAGKAKSQTCVACHGADGNSAIAMYPKLAGQHAKYLEKQLQDLKLGMTSGGKQGRYDPVMSGMAMPLSDEDIADLSAYFASLPTSENSTPENVVEKGKVLYTAGDAERGLTACIACHGARGNGTELSGFPKISGQHADYIKAQLTKFRDASRGNDMNAMMRDIAKKMTDEDIEVLSQYVGGLH
- a CDS encoding class I SAM-dependent methyltransferase, which produces MHTCPLCHNQHTHHYFEDKRREYLQCEQCRLVFVNPDQRLDADTEKAHYDLHENNPEDMGYRRFLSRIADPMTERISPQSNGIDFGCGPGPTLSLMLEEAGHNMALYDLYYHPDTSVLEKQYDFVTATEVIEHLYHPDMVWKQWLNLVKPGGWIGLMTKMVIDAEAFKSWHYKNDPTHVVFFSRETFQFLAERDKLELEFIGNDVILLRKTQ